The following coding sequences are from one Grus americana isolate bGruAme1 chromosome 30, bGruAme1.mat, whole genome shotgun sequence window:
- the ZBTB4 gene encoding zinc finger and BTB domain-containing protein 4, producing MAPVVEVSDAGHCRSLLVELNEQRLRGQFCDVTIIAEDTKFRAHKNVLAASSPFFKQALAEEPACPTPAQVLELPGVQAGVFSDVLNFIYNSRLAVPSQAAARELGAVGRRLGISCLQGLEAGTPKEMNGSWTPPVTGDPRSPAAPVDLTCPPRASETPTVAEPVTSASASSSASLRCGLCGRGFSTAAALGLHAKLHRGRRGLACRHCGKSFIHVKRLQTHEVLCKDGHRDADAAAAAAAAANAAAPPLKQGKKALLLRHRALELIPEQEPVVKVVDGHVVYLCGVCQRSYMTLSSLKRHANVHSWRRKYPCRYCDKVFALAEYRTKHEVWHTGERRYQCIFCWETFVTYYNLKTHQKAFHGINPGLISSEKTPNGGYKPKLNALKLYRLLPMRAHKRPYKTYSQGLVADGILLPTANPVEPSATVGAFPSPRPEPASVIAYGRPSASVIVHSGAAAASVIAYNGRAGEAAAVPAAVPATATAARPMKKQVLRDYIEAQRAAGEAPAGDGGTAPTTQPSPAAATGGTAVAAAGRTMTYVAKPAYVGTAGESRAAPLCQITVRIGEEAIVKRRISETDLRLETTGTGTAASPTAHRRTAAAAAACSRRSGDDDSDAEDRLWRPYYTYKPKRKTTGGGTTGGTTGGGTTGAVKAKKSRWRRKLRSLRWSTGDDDEGDGDAQSGDGHRRRDWQHPCRVCGKTFTALRKLRKHQRGHEGTSGGGGGVGTTAPPTPRVGRRPSLRFACSRCAKVCKTAAALSRHAKRHQAESPPPSPPTVIAYTPPTVAAAAVKEEGGGEKGGVPLPPPPGDDVTAPPPVPGDGGDDVAVTGDEGVSPSPGPSGGYPVQEQPLALLRRGGDPETGGGGGGGQRGGPLPPHPHAPPPTFPLSFGPRLVAAYPYPFPLPLALSVVLPENEGFLGGGRGGCPPSPLPTPHF from the coding sequence ATGGCTCCGGTCGTGGAGGTGTCGGACGCCGGGCATTGCCGTTCGTTACTGGTGGAGTTGAACGAGCAACGGTTGCGGGGTCAGTTCTGTGACGTCACCATCATCGCCGAGGACACCAAATTCCGAGCCCATAAAAACGTCTTGGCCGCCTCCAGCCCTTTCTTCAAACAAGCTTTGGCCGAAGAACCCGCCTGCCCGACCCCCGCCCAAGTTTTGGAGCTTCCCGGCGTTCAAGCCGGCGTCTTCTCCGACGTCCTCAACTTCATCTACAACTCCCGCTTGGCCGTCCCGTCGCAGGCAGCCGCCCGCGAGTTGGGCGCCGTCGGCCGGCGGTTGGGTATCTCTTGCCTCCAAGGGTTGGAAGCGGGGACCCCCAAGGAGATGAACGGATCTTGGACCCCCCCGGTGACGGGGGATccccgctcgcccgccgccccgGTGGATTTAACCTGCCCGCCTCGAGCGAGCGAAACGCCGACGGTAGCCGAACCGGTGACGTCGGCGTCGGCGTCATCGTCGGCGTCGTTGCGTTGCGGGTTGTGCGGTCGGGGGTTCAGCACGGCGGCGGCGTTGGGGTTGCACGCCAAGCTTCACCGCGGGCGCCGGGGTTTGGCGTGCCGGCATTGCGGCAAGAGCTTCATCCACGTCAAGAGGTTGCAAACCCACGAGGTCCTCTGCAAGGACGGCCACCGCGACGCggacgccgccgccgccgccgccgccgctgccaacgccgccgcgccgccgctgAAACAAGGCAAGAAGGCATTGCTGTTGCGTCACCGGGCCTTGGAGTTGATCCCTGAGCAAGAACCGGTGGTGAAGGTGGTGGACGGGCACGTGGTCTACCTGTGCGGGGTTTGCCAACGCTCCTACATGACGCTCTCCAGCCTCAAGCGTCACGCCAACGTCCACTCCTGGCGACGCAAGTACCCCTGCCGTTACTGCGACAAGGTCTTCGCTTTGGCCGAGTACCGCACCAAACACGAGGTCTGGCACACCGGCGAGCGCCGTTACCAGTGTATCTTCTGCTGGGAGACCTTCGTCACCTACTACAACCTCAAGACGCACCAGAAAGCCTTCCACGGCATCAACCCCGGGCTCATCTCCTCCGAGAAGACGCCCAACGGCGGCTACAAACCCAAACTCAACGCCCTCAAGCTCTACCGGCTGTTGCCCATGCGGGCGCACAAGCGACCCTACAAGACCTACAGCCAAGGCTTGGTGGCCGACGGCATCCTCTTACCGACGGCCAACCCGGTAGAGCCGTCGGCGACCGTCGGCGCTTTCCCGTCGCCGAGACCCGAACCGGCGTCGGTCATCGCCTACGGGCGACCGTCGGCATCCGTCATCGTTCACAGCGGGGCGGCGGCCGCGTCCGTTATCGCCTACAACGGGAGggcgggggaggcggcggcggtgcCGGCGGCGGTGCCGGCGACGGCGACGGCGGCGCGGCCGATGAAGAAGCAAGTGCTGCGGGATTACATCGAGGCGCAGCGAGCGGCTGGGGAGGCGCCGGCGGGTGACGGCGGAACGGCGCCAACAACCCAACCGTCACCCGCTGCCGCCACCGGCGGTACCGCCGTCGCCGCCGCCGGTCGTACCATGACCTACGTCGCCAAACCGGCCTACGTGGGGACGGCGGGGGAGAGCCGGGCGGCGCCGCTTTGCCAAATCACCGTCCGTATCGGGGAGGAGGCCATCGTCAAGCGGCGCATCTCCGAGACCGACCTCCGGTTGGAGACCACCGGCACCGGTACCGCCGCCTCCCCGACCGCTCACCGTcgcaccgccgccgccgccgccgcctgtTCCCGCCGGAGCGGCGACGACGACAGCGACGCCGAGGACCGTCTTTGGCGGCCGTATTACACCTACAAACCCAAACGGAAGACAACCGGCGGCGGTACGACCGGCGGTACAACAGGCGGCGGCACAACCGGCGCCGTCAAGGCGAAGAAATCCCGTTGGCGCCGCAAGTTGCGCTCGTTACGGTGGTCGACGGGTGACGACGACGAAGGTGACGGCGACGCGCAGTCGGGGGACGGGCACCGGCGGCGGGATTGGCAACACCCTTGCCGGGTGTGCGGGAAAACTTTCACGGCTTTGAGGAAATTACGGAAACACCAACGGGGACACGAGGGGACGTcaggcgggggtgggggggtaggTACAAccgctccccccaccccccgcgtGGGACGGCGGCCGTCGCTGCGTTTCGCCTGTAGCCGCTGCGCCAAGGTGTGTAAGACGGCGGCGGCGCTCAGCCGACACGCCAAACGGCATCAGGCGGAATCGCCGCCGCCGTCGCCGCCGACTGTCATCGCCTACACCCCGCCgacggtggcggcggcggcggtgaaggaagaagggggaggggaaaaagggggtGTCCCCCTTCCCCCGCCGCCGGGTGATGATGTCACCGCCCCCCCGCCGGTTCCCGGTGACGGGGGTGATGACGTCGCGGTGACGGGTGACGAAGGGGTGTCACCGTCGCCGGGTCCCAGCGGGGGTTACCCGGTTCAGGAACAACCGTTGGCTCTactgaggcgggggggggaccccgaaacggggggaggggggggagggggacaaAGGGGgggacccctccccccccacccccacgcccctccccccaccttccccctctccttcgGCCCCCGGCTGGTGGCCGCGTACCCCtaccccttccccctccccctggCCCTCAGCGTGGTGCTCCCCGAAAACgaggggtttttggggggggggaggggggggtgtcccccctcccccctccctacCCCCCACTTTTAG